The DNA sequence CACGAAGAGGGCTTCGAGGTCGCGCATATTCCCGTCGTAAGTGATATACCGCCGGTCGACTAGCTTCTTCGCCATTACCTGGGCGATATATTGCACCATCTCTTTCTTGAGGCGCATGGCTTCCTCCGGGAGCTACGCTCCATTATCTAACATACCCGAAGCTGCGGCGGATGACAAGAGGATAAAAACCCCTTACAGGAGCGTATTAAGGGCTCTCAGGCGGGTACGGAGGGTCCTCATGATCCATAGAACTGAAAGAGATTCGCCGAATCGAGGCGGGGTGTCCCGAGCGGTTAGCGGCTAAGAGGCGGCCTTCGCCCCGGCTGCTTTGCGGAGGGCCTCGACGATGTCTAGGCTGAGCTTGACCTTCCCGATGAGCACTTCAGCCTTTCCAGGACCGTGGCAGTCGGAGCCCCCGCTTGCCAGCAGGCCGTGTTTCTTCGCCAGGGAGGCGTAATAGCGGCTCTGTTCGGGCGAATGCGCCCCATGCCAAGCCTCGATCCCCCGCAGGCCTGAGCTTACCAGGCTGGGAATGAGCTCATCGACCTGCGACGTGCCCGGGTGGGCCAGGACCGGCACGCCACCGGCCTGTAGCACCATCTCGATGGCGCCTTTAGGCGTGTGGGAGCCGATCGGGACGTAGCACGGCCCGGAATCGGAGAGGTAGAGCCTGAAGGCCTCCTCGAGGGAGGCAACAGCTCCCCGCTCGACGATGAAACGGGCGAGGTGGAGACGGCCCACGATACCACGGTGGGCGTAGGTAAGCAGCTCATCCATATCGACCACGATTCCAAAGTCCGCGAGCTTCGCCACCATCTTCCGCATCCGCTCCACGCGCATATCAACGACGCGCTCCTGCTCGGCCAGGAAGGCGGCATTGTCAATATCGACGAAGTAACCCAGTATGTGAATCGGCCGCCTCCCCTCCGAGGCGCTCACCTCGATGGCCGGGATGACCTCGATCCCATATGCAGCGGCGGCGGCCTGGGTCTCCGCCACGCCGTCGGTGATATCGTGGTCGGTGATGGCGATGACGGCCAGGTCCCCTTCGGCGGCCACCCGCTCCACGACCTGGGCCGGCGACCAGAAGCCGTCGGAGTAGTTGGTGTGGATGTGGAGGTCGGCGAAGCCTTGAGCCATCGAAGCTCTCCCCGCTAAAACCCAAAAAGCCAACAGGCCCACAAAGCCCTCAATATACGCTCCATTGGCGGTAGGGGCAAGGGCCAGGGTGGACAGCCCTTGTAGATGTCCGGCTTCCGCCTCAGGCGAACCTCAGGCGGACAGCACCCCGACACCACCTGCTGAGGCGTGGACCTTATGTAGGGACAGGGCTTGTCCCTGTCCGTGGGCTGGGAGGGCAAATTGTGTGTACGGACGGGATGGGGTTCATCCTTTTCGTGGGGGGGTCATTCCTGTTCGCGGACAGCCTTACCGGCCCCTCACCCCTCCTCCTCCCAGGCGGCGAGGCCCCCTTCGAGGACCGAGACTTTGGAAAACCCCTTTTCTCGGATATTGGCCGCCGAACCGGCGGCCGAGCCTTCGCCCGGTCACGTTCAGTAAAAGACGACGCCCTGCTCGGGGCCCAACACCGAATAGCGTTGGTCGAGCTCCGCCTTAGGGATCGAGATGGCCCCCGGCAGGCGGTGCTCATTGAAGGACTCAACCTTCCGGACGTCCACGACGACCAGGTCGGCTGCATCTTGCATGAGCGCCCTAAGCTCCTGGGCGGTAATCCGCGGAACCTGTCCTGCTGTCTCTCCCGTCACTCGGAATCACCTCCTTTCGAAACCGTCACTTTCTTAGGATAAAGACCTACAGAGATATTTCAGGCAGACCCATCTACAGGCCCTGGAAAGCAATAATAACCACGCCTGTCACCAGGACGTTGATCAGGCCCAAAGGAAGCATGTACTTCCAGCCGAGCCGCATCAGCTGATCGTAGCGGAAGCGGGGGAGCGTCCAGCGGATGGTCATAAGCAGCCAGCAGAAGAAGACCACCTTGAAGACGAAGGAGCCCACCTGGAGCAGGACGACGAGCAGGTGGGGCAGGCCGAAAAAGAAGCCGCCGGGGATGTGAAAGCCGTCGGCCAAGAGGAATGGGACCTGCCAGCCTCCGAAGAAGAGGCTCGTCACTATGCCCGCCACCATCGTAGTCTCGATGAAATCGGCGAACATGAACATGCCCCACTTCATTCCGCTGTACTCGGTGAAGTAGCCGATGATCTCGCTTTCGCTCTCTGGCAGGTCGAAGGGGATGCGTTTGCTCTCGGCCACGGAGGCGGTCAGAAAGAGGAGGAAGGCGACGGGCTGGACCACGACCCCCCACTTCGGGATGAAGCCGAACAGGAGCTCGCCCTGGGCGCGGTTGATCTCGCTAAGCTGGAGGGTATTGAAGACCATTAGTATCCCGATTATGGCAAGCCCGAGCGTAATCTCGTAGGAGATAAGCTGGGCCGAGGCCCGAAGGCCCCCCATCAGGGAAAATTTATTGTTTGAAGACCAGCCGGCGAGCACAACCCCGTAGATGCCCATCCCGCCGACGGCGAAGAAATAGAGGATGCCCACGTTGAAATCGACGACCTGGAGCGGGATTGCGCGGCTCCCAATGTGGAGGACGTCGCCGAAGGGGATGATGGCGAAGGCCACGAGCGGCGGGAAGAAGGCGATGAAGGGGGCCAGGGTGTGAAGAAATCGGTTGCCCCCAGGCGGTACGAAGTCCTCCTTGGTCATCATCTTGAGCCCGTCGGCGATGGGGTGGAAGAGGCCGATGAGGCGGAATCCGAAGATATCGGCCCTGTTGGCCCCGATGCGGTCTTGAATGACGGCGCTCTGCTTGCGCTCCACCCACGTCAACAGCCCCGCCACGTTCATGACGAAGCCGATGACAAGCAATACCTTCACCAAGTCAATGGCGGCGTCGATTATCATTCTGCAGCATCCGCCACGGCCACGCCCGTGAGCTCGCCGCTATGCCCAAGGGTGTCGTAGGAGAGCCCGGCGTAGGGGCCGACGGCCTGGGCGATGGCGTCAAAGACCTCCCGGACGTTTTTATACGGGCACTCGACGCCAATGGCCTGGGCCAGGCCCGCCCAGATATCCCACTCAGGAAGGGCCTCGCCGAGGGGCTCCATGGCTTTCATAAATCGCTGCACGCGACCTTCGAAATTGGTGAAGGTCCCTTCCCTCTCCACGTAGACCGCCGCCGGAAGAACCACGCTTGCCAGCCGCTGCGTGCTCGTAGGGAGCCATCCGACGAAGATGAGGGTCTCCAGGCCCTCGAGGGCCTCGGCCTGGTCGCCCTCGGGGAAGAGATGGCTAAGGTCGTGGTGGCAGACGACGAGCGCCTTTATCGAGCCCTTGCGGCAGCCGGCCAAAATGCCCTTGAGACCTCGCCTGCCTTTGCCCGGCGTGAGGCCCAGGTCGGCGCAGCCGCGGGTATTGGGGTTCTTGTCGGCCTTGATGAGAATATCGTCCTCGTAGCCCTCCTCGGCCGGAGACACCCGATAGTCGATGTTTGGCACGCCCAGGCCCTCGCGGAAGAGGCTTTCCAAGACGAAGAGGTCTTCGTTAGCGCTCTGGGCCGAAGGGATGACGGCGATCGATTCGGGCCCGTGGGCCTCAATTGTCCCCCGGAGGGCCTCGGCAGCCTCCCGGATGGCCTCCGTCCAGGATACCTGGCGGAAACCCGCGCCGTCGCGGACCAGAGGAAAGAGCAAGCGGTCGGGGTCGTCCACGAACGGGTAGGCGCCGTGGCGGCCGAAGTCGCACATCCAGTGACCGTTGACCTCGGCGTTGTAGCGCGGCAAGAGCCGATAGACCCGCTTGTGCTCGAAACGAAAGCGGCGCATGGTATGGTGGACATCGATGTTGCAGCCGCGGGAGCACCCGGGACATACGCTCTCGGTCTGCTCCAGATACCAGACCCGGACCTGGAAGCGGAAGTCCTTGTCGGTGAAGGCGCCTACGGGGCAGATGTCCACGAGGTTGCCCGTGTAGTGGTTCTTCAGGGGCTGGCCCATGAAAGTGGTGATGGTCTTGCGGGAGCCCCGGTCGATGAAGCCCATCTCCTGGTCACCGACGACCTCGTCACCGAAGCGCACGCAGCGGGTGCAGAGGATACAGCGTTCTTGGTCGAGAACGAGCGTTCCGATATCAATGACCTTTCCCTTGACCCATTTCTTATCTTGCATCCGGCTGGAGTACAGACCGTGCTCCATATAGTAGTCCTGGAGCCCGCACTCGCCGGCCTTATCGCAGATGGGGCAATCGAGAGGGTGGTTGATGAGGAGATACTCCAGGACGTCGGCCCTGGCCTTCTCAACCTCCTCCGACGCCGTACGGACAACCATCCCGTCGGTGACGGGTGCCGCGCACGCAATGACGAGCTTGGGGCTCTTTTCCACCTCGACGAGGCACATGCGGCAAGTGCCGTCAATGGAAAGGCCGGGATGATAGCAGTAGTGGGGGATGGATATGCCCGCCTCCTCGGCGGCATCTATGATGCTCTTCCCCTCGTCGACGTCAATGGTTATGCCGTCAATTTCAACTTTGGGCATCGCGTTGTTCCTCAGAGGACCGACCGCTAGCGGTCCAGCTCCCCCCCGATCATGTTGATGGAGCCGAAGGTCGGGACGAGGTCCGCCAGCATGTCACCGATTAACATCTTGTCCAATGCGGTCATCAGGGCGAAACACGGCCCTCGGCACCGAACCCGGTACGGTCGTCCTGAGCCGTCGCTCACAATGTAGAAGCCGAGCTCCCCGTTGGCCCCCTCAACGGCCTGGTAGGCCTCGCCCTTGGGGGGCTTGACGCCGTGGCCGAACATAACCAGCATGAAGTGGTTCATGAGGGACTCGATGTTTTCGTAGACCTCCTCCTTGGGCGGTAGAAATGCCCTGCGGTCGTCGGCGGCCACAACGTCGTGGTATATCCTCTCGCTCCCTTCAAGGGTGGGATCGAGGTCGACCTTGACATCGTAAAGGTCCTTGAAAGACTCCTTTTGCTTGGCCAACTCGAGCATATACTCCGTATCTATGGGTTCCCCCGTAAGGTCGGCGAAAATGGGGCCGGGTGGCATTTGTTCTAAGCATTGCTCGATGATGCGGCAGCTCTGCTCTATCTCCTCCATTCTGAGGAGGTATCGGTCGAAGTTGTCTCCGTTCGTCCCCAGCGGGACGATGAAGTCCATCCGGTCGTAGACGAGGTAGGGGTTGGCTTTGCGCACATCGTAGTTGACACCGGTAGAGCGAAGAAACGGGCCGGTAAAGGCGTGGGCGATGGCAACCTCATCAGAGATGACCCCAACATCGCGCATCCTATCGATGAAGATTCGGTTCCTGGTGAGCAGGCCGTGGCACTCATCGACAATTTTGCGGACCCTCTCTAAGGCCTCCCGGCAGCGGCCCTCAAAGCCTTCGGGCAGGTCGGCCTTCACCCCGCCCACCCGTCCGTAGCTGACGGTCAGGCGGGCCCCTGTGACCTCTTCGACCAGGTCGTAGAGAAACTCCCGCGCCTCGATGAGGTAGAGGAATACCGTAAAGGCCCCGAGTTCCATCGCCGATGCGCCAATACAGGTCACGTGATCGGTGATTCTCGATATCTCGGACATCAGGGTGCGGATGTACTGGCACCGCTCGGGGGTGGTGATCCCATACAGTTTCTCAACTGTCATGGCATAGCCGACGTTGTTGATTATGGGCGATACGTAGTTGAGCCGATCGGTGTACGGGATGGCTTGATTGTAGCCCCCTATCTCGCAGCTTTTCTCGAAGGCCCTGTGGAGGTAGCCGATTTCCACATCGGCGTCCAAGATCGTCTCGCCCTCCAGGTGGACGAGGATGCGAACGATCCCGTGCATGGCTGGATGAGCCGGCCCCATGTTCAAGAACATTTCCTGGAACCGAAGTCCGCCCTCATCGCCCTCCTCATCGACATGGGACGGGATGCCCTCTAGCTCTTCTGTTGTCTTGGGCTCTTCAGCCATCCTGCTCAATCCTCACCCGGCGCCTCAGTTCTTCGGCCCCACGAGGGGCTGGCGACGGGAGATAGCGTAGTCCTTCCTCAACGGGTAGCCCTCGAATTCCTCATACATGAGGATGCGGCGCAGGTCGGGGTGACCCTCAAAAACGACCCCAAACATATCCCACGCCTCCCGCTCCAGCCAGTCGGCGACCGGCCAAAGCTCCACGACGCTGGCGATTGTGGGGTCGTCCTCCGCCACCGGGCACTTAATTCGGACCCGGTGGTTGTGCTCGAGCGAGTAGAGATGGTAGACGACCTCGAAGCGGGCCATGCCCTCCCGCCCGGGGTATTGGAGGTAGTCCACGCACGTTAGGTCCATTAGGAAGTTGTAGGCGAGCTTCGGCTCTTCCTTACAGAACCGCAGGAGGTCTCGGTTGGCCTCTGGCTCAACTACAACGGTGTCGTCGCCGTGAGGGGTGTGGGCCTCAAGGATGACGGAACTAAATTGCTTTTGAAGTAATTGCAGCGTGATGCTGGGCTTGCTCATGGGCCTCGCTACGCCCTGACCTGCCCCGGCAAGAATTCCTGCTTCTCGCCCTGAATCTTATCCTGGAGCATCATTAGGCCGTGGAGAACCGTCTCTGGCCGCGGCGGGCAACCCGGGATGTAGAGGTCAACGGGGATGATCGTGTCGATGCCCTGCACGGTGGCGTAGTTGTCGTAGAATCCGCCGGAAACGGTGCACACTCCGAAGGCGACAACCCACTTGGGCTCACACATCTGCTCGTAGATTTTTACCAGGACAGGAGCGATCTTGTGGCTGATGGTGCCAACTACGAAAAGCACATCCGCCTGGCGTGGGCTGAACCGCGGCAAGCCGGCCCCGAACCTGTCGATGTCGTAGTGGGAGCATGCGGTCGACATATATTCCATCCCACAGCAGGCCGTCACAAAGGGGTACTGAAAGATGGAATACTTGCGAGCCCAGCCGAGCACCTTATCAAGTCGAGACAGGAGAACGCCGCCCTCTAAAGCTTTTTCTAATCCCATTCCAACGCTCCTCGTTTCCACACGTAGACCAGGGCCGCCCCCAGGATGAAGATGAAGAATGTCATCTCCACAAGGCCGAACACCCCAAGGTCGCGAAAGATTACCGCCCATGGGTACATGAACACCACCTCTACATCGAAGATGATGAAGAGCATGGCAACCAAGTAAAACTTGACGCTGAAACGCGGGCGTTGGGGACCTATGGGAGAGGAGCCGCACTCGAAGGGCTCCTCCTTAACGCGGGTGAGGCGCTTGGGCCCCATGAACTCGCCCATGGCGAGCATCGCGCCGGCAAGACCCCCAGCGAGAAGAATCATAAGGAACAAAGGAAAGGCTTCAGCCACGTCACTCTCCACTGAGGATGATAGCTTGCAGGGCGAACCTCGGACCCAACAGAGCGAGCCCAAACAACCCTCTTGTACCCGATTCCCAATCCAATGGCAAGACCTAACCAGCGTCTACATGTCACTCACGAACCTGGAGCAACGTCAGGGAAAAGGCTTCCCATTGATAAATATTTCACGTGCAAAATACTGATTATGCGCTCCAAGGATACCCCTTGATAACCCTTCCTAAGTATGGGAAACCATAGGTCTTTTTTCAAGCCCTACCAAGTCGAGTGGCGATCGACCTCACGCCGAGACCTAACTATCGGCTGGCTCGTGGTCGTCCACCAACCCTTCGGTCGCGGCCGGCAGCTCCGCCAGCAACGCCCGGGCCTGCTCGGCGTCTCTACGGATTTGGTCGGTAAGGACTTCGACACTAGGAAACCGCAACTCATCTCGCAAGCGGACGAAGAAGGCTACCTCAAGAACCTCGTCGTATAGGGTGGCGGTGAAGTCAAAGAGGTGAACCTCTAAGCGCAATGGACGGTCCGGGAGGGTTGGGCTGGTGCCGATGTTGGCCACGCCGTCATGCCACTTCCCATGCCACCGGGCCCGGACTGCGTACACCCCGTAGGCGGGGACGAGCACCTCCTCAGACAGTTGAACGTTCGCTGTGGGGAAGCCCATGACCCGGCCTTCCTGATAGCCCCCAACCACCTTTCCCGTCAGGCTGTACGGTCGTCCTAGGAGTTCGGCTGCCCGGCGTGGGTCTCCTGTCCGGAGCGCCTCCCTGATGGTCGAGGAGCTAACAGGCTCCCCGCCCCACTTCACGGGCCCCACCACGGTGACTGGAATACCGAGCTTCTCTGCTTCGGATTCGAGAAAAGCGATGGTGCCGGTTCGATCCTTACCGAACGCGAAGTCGTGCCCTACGAAGAGCTCCCTTGCGCCGACCCGCCGATGGAGCATCTCGGTGATAAAATCCTCGGGGGGAGTCAGCGAGAAGCTCAGAGTAAAAGGAATAATCAGGGCCACGTCGAGGCCCATCTGCCCCATAATCTCAAGTTTCTTGGGGAAGGCCGTCAGCAGGTCGGGCGAGACATCGGGCATTAGGACCTGTCGGGGAGAGGGGCGGAAGGTCACGGCCAAAGAAGTGCCCTCGACCTCGCGGGCCCGATCCACGACTCGGCGAAATATGAATTGATGGCCGCGGTGGACGCCGTCGAAGATTCCGATGGTGACGACCGGATAGGGCAAGGCGGCGGGCAGCTGGTCCAGGGCTTCGTAAATTTCCATGGTAGCACCCGCGCGGACTACTCTATGTACAGCTCCGGGTTCAGCACCCCGATGAAGGGGAGGTTCCGGAAGAGGTTTCGGTAATCGAGCCCGTAGCCGACGACGAACTTGTCAGGGATTTCGTAGCCTATGTAATCCGGCTTCAAATCTATGATGCGCCGGACCGGCTTGTCGAGAAAGGTACAAATTTTAATACTCTTAGGCTCGCGGAGCTCGAGGTTGCGGTAGAGGTAGTTCAGCGAAAGGCCCGTATCAATAAGACACTCGATGAGCAAGATGTGCTCACCCTCGATGGGGATGTCCAAATCCTTGGTTATACGCACCACCCCCGCGGGCGAGTGGGGCCCGTATTTGCTCTCGCCCATGAACTCCAGTTGAAGCGGAACGGTGATTCGGCGGATGAGGTCGGCGGCAAAAACCGTCGATCCCTTGAGCACCGAGACGGCCACAAGCGCCTCGCCAGCATAATCCCGGGAGACCTCCTCTCCCATACGCGCCACGGTCTGGGCAATCTCCTTCTCTCCAATCAGAACTTCGTTGATGCGGTCGGCATAGGCCTCTGGGACTTCCGCGGGTGGAGGAAGGGTCATAATATGATCCTGGGACAATGGGCGGCAGAACGCGTCCCCAATTATAATTGTCCCCCTTTTCTTGTCAATTGGAATCCCCCGCGGGAATCCAGGGTAGACGGCCCAGGGGCATTTCGCCCTTGGCCGGCAACTTTCCTCTAGACAACCCCCTGTAGCCCAAGTAGAATTGCTCCCGTCGGCATGACCTCTATTGATACAGAGGGTTACCCAATGAAGCGACCGGCCGAGATGCCTCACCGTATGCCCCTGCTGGTGGGGGTGATGGGGATTCTACTGGCTGCTGGGCCGGGAGTTCGGACAGCCATGGCGCAGGCCAAGCAGGCCGCTCCATTCCAACCTTCGGCCGCCGGCCCCTCCAAGGAGCTTCCTCTTTCGATGAAGCGGGCCGTCTTGCTCGCCTTAAAAAACAACCTGCAAATCGCCATCCAGCGCTTCAACCCATCCATTCAGGCCACCGCCGTGGACGAGGCGCGGGCGGCCTTCGACCCTGTGGCTTCCACCTCCCTAAGCTTCAGCGACACCGTTACCCCATCCAGCGCCCGCACCATCACTTTCGGCGGACCCACCCGGACCGAGGACGAGAATGTCGATTTCGAGGCCGAAATTAAACAGAAACTC is a window from the Nitrospinota bacterium genome containing:
- a CDS encoding PHP domain-containing protein — translated: MAQGFADLHIHTNYSDGFWSPAQVVERVAAEGDLAVIAITDHDITDGVAETQAAAAAYGIEVIPAIEVSASEGRRPIHILGYFVDIDNAAFLAEQERVVDMRVERMRKMVAKLADFGIVVDMDELLTYAHRGIVGRLHLARFIVERGAVASLEEAFRLYLSDSGPCYVPIGSHTPKGAIEMVLQAGGVPVLAHPGTSQVDELIPSLVSSGLRGIEAWHGAHSPEQSRYYASLAKKHGLLASGGSDCHGPGKAEVLIGKVKLSLDIVEALRKAAGAKAAS
- a CDS encoding NADH-quinone oxidoreductase subunit H; the protein is MIIDAAIDLVKVLLVIGFVMNVAGLLTWVERKQSAVIQDRIGANRADIFGFRLIGLFHPIADGLKMMTKEDFVPPGGNRFLHTLAPFIAFFPPLVAFAIIPFGDVLHIGSRAIPLQVVDFNVGILYFFAVGGMGIYGVVLAGWSSNNKFSLMGGLRASAQLISYEITLGLAIIGILMVFNTLQLSEINRAQGELLFGFIPKWGVVVQPVAFLLFLTASVAESKRIPFDLPESESEIIGYFTEYSGMKWGMFMFADFIETTMVAGIVTSLFFGGWQVPFLLADGFHIPGGFFFGLPHLLVVLLQVGSFVFKVVFFCWLLMTIRWTLPRFRYDQLMRLGWKYMLPLGLINVLVTGVVIIAFQGL
- a CDS encoding molybdopterin-dependent oxidoreductase yields the protein MPKVEIDGITIDVDEGKSIIDAAEEAGISIPHYCYHPGLSIDGTCRMCLVEVEKSPKLVIACAAPVTDGMVVRTASEEVEKARADVLEYLLINHPLDCPICDKAGECGLQDYYMEHGLYSSRMQDKKWVKGKVIDIGTLVLDQERCILCTRCVRFGDEVVGDQEMGFIDRGSRKTITTFMGQPLKNHYTGNLVDICPVGAFTDKDFRFQVRVWYLEQTESVCPGCSRGCNIDVHHTMRRFRFEHKRVYRLLPRYNAEVNGHWMCDFGRHGAYPFVDDPDRLLFPLVRDGAGFRQVSWTEAIREAAEALRGTIEAHGPESIAVIPSAQSANEDLFVLESLFREGLGVPNIDYRVSPAEEGYEDDILIKADKNPNTRGCADLGLTPGKGRRGLKGILAGCRKGSIKALVVCHHDLSHLFPEGDQAEALEGLETLIFVGWLPTSTQRLASVVLPAAVYVEREGTFTNFEGRVQRFMKAMEPLGEALPEWDIWAGLAQAIGVECPYKNVREVFDAIAQAVGPYAGLSYDTLGHSGELTGVAVADAAE
- a CDS encoding NADH-quinone oxidoreductase subunit C, whose amino-acid sequence is MSKPSITLQLLQKQFSSVILEAHTPHGDDTVVVEPEANRDLLRFCKEEPKLAYNFLMDLTCVDYLQYPGREGMARFEVVYHLYSLEHNHRVRIKCPVAEDDPTIASVVELWPVADWLEREAWDMFGVVFEGHPDLRRILMYEEFEGYPLRKDYAISRRQPLVGPKN
- the nuoB gene encoding NADH-quinone oxidoreductase subunit NuoB, producing the protein MGLEKALEGGVLLSRLDKVLGWARKYSIFQYPFVTACCGMEYMSTACSHYDIDRFGAGLPRFSPRQADVLFVVGTISHKIAPVLVKIYEQMCEPKWVVAFGVCTVSGGFYDNYATVQGIDTIIPVDLYIPGCPPRPETVLHGLMMLQDKIQGEKQEFLPGQVRA
- a CDS encoding NADH-quinone oxidoreductase subunit A, translating into MILLAGGLAGAMLAMGEFMGPKRLTRVKEEPFECGSSPIGPQRPRFSVKFYLVAMLFIIFDVEVVFMYPWAVIFRDLGVFGLVEMTFFIFILGAALVYVWKRGALEWD
- a CDS encoding bifunctional riboflavin kinase/FAD synthetase; protein product: MEIYEALDQLPAALPYPVVTIGIFDGVHRGHQFIFRRVVDRAREVEGTSLAVTFRPSPRQVLMPDVSPDLLTAFPKKLEIMGQMGLDVALIIPFTLSFSLTPPEDFITEMLHRRVGARELFVGHDFAFGKDRTGTIAFLESEAEKLGIPVTVVGPVKWGGEPVSSSTIREALRTGDPRRAAELLGRPYSLTGKVVGGYQEGRVMGFPTANVQLSEEVLVPAYGVYAVRARWHGKWHDGVANIGTSPTLPDRPLRLEVHLFDFTATLYDEVLEVAFFVRLRDELRFPSVEVLTDQIRRDAEQARALLAELPAATEGLVDDHEPADS
- the hpt gene encoding hypoxanthine phosphoribosyltransferase, with translation MTLPPPAEVPEAYADRINEVLIGEKEIAQTVARMGEEVSRDYAGEALVAVSVLKGSTVFAADLIRRITVPLQLEFMGESKYGPHSPAGVVRITKDLDIPIEGEHILLIECLIDTGLSLNYLYRNLELREPKSIKICTFLDKPVRRIIDLKPDYIGYEIPDKFVVGYGLDYRNLFRNLPFIGVLNPELYIE